The genomic window ATCGGAATTACCTGCTATCCCGTGGCCGGCGGCTCGGGTATTGTCGCCACCGAACTCGGCCAGCAGTTGGCCGGACGCGGTCACGAAATACACTTTATCAGTTATGCCTTGCCGTTTAGGCTCGACCGTTTTCAGCAGAATCTTTATTTCCACGGCGTTGAGACGACCGCTTACCCGCTGTTCAAGCATCCGCCCTATGCCCTGACCCTGGCGGCGAAAATGGCCGATGTGGCCTGCGAATTCAAGCTGGAAATCCTGCATGTGCATTATGCCATTCCGCACGCCACCTCGGCTTTCCTGGCCAAGCAACTGGTTAAAAGTTGTTCCCCGAAAATAATCACCACTTTACACGGGACCGATATCACCCTGGTCGGATCGGATCCATCTTTCTTTGATATCACCCGATTTTCAATTAACGCTTCGGATGGTATTACGGCGGTGTCGCAATACCTGGCCGATGAGACTCAGGAGATTTTCCAGCTCGACAAACCCATACGAGTCATCCATAATTTTATCGATAACGAGCGTTTCCGGCCATTTACCGATGAATGCTGTAAGAGAAAGACTTTTGCGGCCGACGATGAGTTTATTATCACCCACATATCAAAT from Candidatus Zixiibacteriota bacterium includes these protein-coding regions:
- the bshA gene encoding N-acetyl-alpha-D-glucosaminyl L-malate synthase BshA produces the protein MRIGITCYPVAGGSGIVATELGQQLAGRGHEIHFISYALPFRLDRFQQNLYFHGVETTAYPLFKHPPYALTLAAKMADVACEFKLEILHVHYAIPHATSAFLAKQLVKSCSPKIITTLHGTDITLVGSDPSFFDITRFSINASDGITAVSQYLADETQEIFQLDKPIRVIHNFIDNERFRPFTDECCKRKTFAADDEFIITHISNFRPVKRTIDVIDIFDKINEKLPARLLLIGEGPETILARRQVNKKQLSDRVTFLGNQSRVEGILPISDLFLLPSEEESFGLAALEALACGVPVIGTLKTGLAEVITDKVNGFLFPIGDTASMAQAAIELLRDKPRLAGFKAEASRLAVERFNNGKIVSEYENYYREILNG